In one Roseburia intestinalis L1-82 genomic region, the following are encoded:
- a CDS encoding RNA polymerase sigma factor, which yields MEPNRREFIKQCAFQKFCNTVLHNEACDAHKELHRHKAREITFSDLTLEEARQLHTFDEYFKGEIAFERAGKKITPKLLLEAIRTLPEEKRKAVLLYYFEGMNDTEIAELFDTSRSTIQYRRTSSFELLKKYLEENADEWDEW from the coding sequence GTGGAACCTAATCGCAGGGAGTTTATAAAACAGTGCGCTTTCCAGAAGTTTTGTAATACGGTACTGCACAATGAAGCGTGTGACGCTCACAAAGAGCTGCACAGGCATAAGGCAAGGGAGATTACCTTTTCCGACTTGACCTTAGAAGAAGCGCGGCAGCTTCATACCTTTGATGAATATTTCAAAGGGGAAATCGCCTTTGAAAGAGCCGGGAAGAAAATCACGCCGAAGCTGCTTCTTGAAGCAATCCGTACTTTGCCGGAAGAAAAGCGCAAAGCCGTACTCCTGTACTATTTCGAGGGAATGAACGACACCGAGATTGCGGAGCTGTTCGATACGTCGAGAAGCACGATACAGTACAGGCGGACAAGCTCTTTTGAGCTGCTAAAAAAATATCTGGAGGAAAATGCTGATGAATGGGACGAATGGTAA
- a CDS encoding helix-turn-helix domain-containing protein: protein MNGTNGNEPGYPEKALVPYPVILAATKGDPDAMKIVLQHFSGYIARLSMRKLYDERGNVYFGVDHDIRERLQAKLMMAVLTFKAEE, encoded by the coding sequence ATGAATGGGACGAATGGTAACGAACCCGGCTACCCGGAAAAAGCCCTTGTTCCCTATCCTGTCATTTTGGCAGCGACAAAGGGCGACCCGGACGCTATGAAGATTGTCTTGCAGCATTTCAGCGGCTACATAGCCCGCCTCTCCATGCGGAAGCTGTACGACGAGCGCGGGAACGTCTATTTTGGCGTAGACCACGACATTCGGGAACGGCTGCAAGCAAAACTGATGATGGCTGTCCTCACCTTTAAGGCAGAGGAATAA
- a CDS encoding transposon-encoded TnpW family protein → MTQNQTPVTTTEHKIGKVTYLVCSSASERATDTLDKKIKKLIRKDMELNPANARK, encoded by the coding sequence TTGACGCAAAACCAGACGCCCGTTACCACAACGGAGCATAAAATCGGAAAAGTTACTTACCTTGTATGTTCGTCCGCAAGTGAACGCGCAACGGACACACTGGATAAAAAGATAAAGAAGCTCATTCGCAAGGACATGGAGCTGAACCCCGCAAACGCCCGGAAATAG